Proteins encoded by one window of Arachis ipaensis cultivar K30076 chromosome B04, Araip1.1, whole genome shotgun sequence:
- the LOC107635806 gene encoding uncharacterized protein LOC107635806 — MNPSEMLSVQSVPTRGGPWKDICSLQISEPQVREKMITGLSMELENGRTIRFWEDRWLPSGALKDEFPRLFSVSNLTGSVIGDCGFWDGMEWVWTFQWRRELLQWELELVNQLHERIRCCKRKLFRRKSRAIASLALFGEGSSHQGLSYLLGLCWLAGRRLRTACVWCAWLFVLGRVWTVPGSLKQHFESWTNASGRKMDRKRWFIGFFAVIWAIWQERNARIFKDQASDVVDIISRSFSLSDEWIGDAPCSC, encoded by the exons ATGAATCCATCTGAGATGCTTAGTGTTCAGAGTGTGCCTACACGAGGGGGTCCATGGAAGGACATTTGCAGTTTACAAATCTCGGAGCCACAGGTGAGGGAGAAGATGATTACCGGCTTGTCTATGGAGCTGGAAAATGGCAGAACAATCCGGTTCTGGGAGGATAGATGGTTACCTAGTGGAGCGTTGAAGGATGAGTTCCCAAGACTGTTCTCAGTTTCAAACCTTACTGGATCtgttataggggattgtgggttctgggatgggatGGAGTGGGTTTGGACTTTTCAATGGAGGAGAGAGTTATTACAATGGGAGTTGGAGCTTGTAAACCAACTTCATGAGAGGATACG gtgCTGCAAGCGGAAACTCTTCCGGAGGAAATCCAGAGCTATAGCTTCACTAGCACTATTTGGAGAGGGTTCGTCCCACCAAGGATTGAGTTATTTGCTTGGTTTATGTTGGTTGGCAGGGCGACGACTAAGGACCGCCTGT gtgtggtgtgcttggctaTTTGTTCTTGGAAGGGTTTGGACAGTGCCAGGTTCTCTAAAGCAACACTTTGAAAGTTGGACAAACGCTTCAGGGAGAAAGATGGATCGAAAGCGGTGGTTTATTGGGTTCTTTGCAGTTATTTGGGCAATTTGGCAAGAAAGGAATGCCAGAATCTTCAAAGATCAGGCATCAGATGTAGTGGACATTATAAGCAGGTCTTTTAGCCTCTCTGATGAATGGATTGGGGATGCACCTTGTAGTTGTTGA